GTCGTCTGCAGGTGTGAATGTGTCAGTGAAGCGGAGGTTGTCGAGGCGATTCGAAAAGGCCATACGACACTCGACGGTATCAAATTTTATACGCGTGCCGGAATGGGAAGGTGCCAGGGAGGCTTTTGTACCTACAAGATAATGAAAATTCTCATGCGGGAGACGGGAACGGGGGCTGACGAATTGACCAAACGCGGCGGTATGAGTTTTCTTATTCAGGGTCATATATCCACGGATGGGTGGTACCCGGAAAAGAATGCATCGCAACAGCCGGAAAAGGCGGAAAACCATGAACCAGCGGACCGGTAAAGCCTATGATGCCGTCATTATCGGCGGCGGGGCGGCCGGTATGGCCGCCGCCGTGCGTTGTGCGGAAAAGGGGCTCGAATGTGCGATTGTCGACCGTGAAGAAACTCTCGGGGGAATACTGTACCAGTGTATTCATAACGGTTTCGGCATTCACGAGTTCCGGGAAGAACTTACCGGGCCAGAATATGCCGAGCGGTATGTGGGTGAAATCGGGCGTCGTGCGGCCGTCGATGTCTTTCTCAACTCGACGGTGGTCGGTATCGATGCCGGGACCCCGAAAAAGCGGGTGATCGTTTATTCTCCCTTCTACGGTGTGCTCGTTCTTACGGCCCCGGCCGTTATTCTCTGCATGGGATGCCGCGAACGAAACCGCGGCAATATAGGTACTGCGGGGACGCGTCCGTCTGGTATTTTTACCGCAGGGCTTGCCCAGCGATTGATCAATATCGAAGGATATGTTCCGGGAAGAAACGCCGTGATCATGGGTTCCGGCGATATCGGTCTCATTATGGCAAGGCGAATGACATGGATCGGTGCGAAGGTATCTGGGGTAACGGAAATTCTTCCCTATCCCTCGGGATTGAGCAGGAACATCAGCCAATGCCTCAATGATTTCAATATCCCCCTTTATCTGAGTCACCTGGTTACCGGAATTTTCGGACGCGACAGGGTGGCCGGGGTCGAGGTCGCGCCACTGGTCGACGGCAAGGCCGATCACAAACGGGCTTTTTCCATCGAATGCGACACAATCCTTCTTTCGGTGGGACTGATTCCGGAGAACGAATTGTCAAAGGAAATCGGCGTTGCCATCAATCAGGATACCCACGGGCCCTATGTCGATGCGAATTATATGACATCCGTCGAAGGAGTATTTGCCTGCGGGAACGTCCTGCATGTCCACGACCTGGTGGATTTTGTTTCGGAAGAATCGAGGCGGTGCGCCGATTGTGTCGCCCGTTATTTGACATCCGAGGGACCGCCACCTTCTCAGGGAACGGTAAAGGCGGGACCGAATGTCATCTATGTCGTTCCGAACAAGTTTCATTACCAAAAGGACACTATATTGTTTTTCCGCCCCTTTATCGTGAAAAACAATGTCATGCTTTCCGTTTCACTGAACGGGAAGGTCGTCAGGACGAAAAAACTTCTGCACGTACAGCCTTCGGAAATGGTTCGGACGATTTTGAAGCCGGCCGATGTCGAAAAGGCAGATCCGGGGGACCACAATGTGGTTGAAATTTCCCTCCGGTGAAAAGGATAACGAACAATGAAAAAGGAGATGATCTGTATTTCATGTCCCCTCGGGTGCCGCCTGGTCGTCTCACAGGATGAAGACGGTTCGGTGGGTGTGACGGGTAATCAATGCCCCCGGGGTGAGGTATACGGGCGGGAAGAGTTTTCCGCCCCGAAACGGATCGTCACCGCGACGGTGAAAACAAAATCACTCAAGAACCCGTACGTTCCGGTTAAAACCGACAAGCCCCTTCTCAGGGAACATATCCGTCCCCTGCTTCGACGCCTGTACGGCATGACGGTCGGCGTCCCGGTTTCCTGCGGAGATATTCTGATTCATGATGTTGAAGGAACCGGGACAAACGTCGTCTTCACGAGGTCGCTCGGGGAATGATTCCGCCCCGGCGGTAATGAACGGCCTTTTTTTACAATGATACGGCACGCGTATTTCTTGAGAGGGAACCTCACCGGTGCCTCATATGGAATTATTCCTTTACCGAGCCCGCCGTGATGCCGCGGATAAAATATTTCTGCATCGAAAAGAAAATGATCATGGGGAGCATCATCGAAATGAAAGCCGCTGCGGTCAGATATTGCCATCCGCTTCCGTATGAACTCGTGAGGTGACTTATGGTCACGGTCATCGGTGCGACATCGGGGGTCCCGCCGAGATAGATCAGCGCGACGAGCAGATCGTTCCACACCCACATGAACTGGAAAATGGCAAGCGAGGCGATGGCGGGGACGGAGGTCGGAAGGATGATCGCGATAAAAATCCGGAGATGGGAGGCGCCGTCCATTTTTGCCGACTCGAGCATCTGGAAGGGCAGTTCATCGATAAAATTTCTCAATAGATATATTGAAAAGGGGAGTCCGTAGGCCGTATGGGCCAGCCATATACCCAAAAATGTACCGGTGAGATGCAGCCGGTTAAAGACACGTAAAACGGGGATCAGGGTCATCTGAATCGGAACGACGAGAAAGCCCACAATGCAGAGAAAGAGGAGGTTTCTGCCGGGAAACCGCATCCATGAAAAGGCATAGGCGGCAAACGCGGCGATAATGGTGGGGAATATCGTCGCCGGAATCGCGATCATGAGGCTGTTCAGGAAGCTGCGGCCCATGTTGTTCGTATCGATGACGTGGATATAATTGTCCAGCGTAAACTGAAAGGGTGTCCGAAAGGCGGTCCACCAGCCGGACTGGTTGATGAGATGGCGCGGCCGCAGTGAACTCACAAGGAGACCAAGCGAGGGCATGATCCAGATGATGCAGATGAGGATAATGACAAGATGCACGGGAAACGCGAAAACTCCTTTTACGAGTTTTCTCCCCATTTCAATCTTTTTCACATCGGAAGCGGATTTCTTTTTCATTACGATACTCCACGTGAAAAGCGTCTGATATTCATGACGACAACGGGGATAACGGCGATCAACAGGATGACGGCGATGGCGCCCGCCCTGCCGAAGTTTCTGAAGGTGAACATTTCCTTGTACATCCTGTTCGCGATCACTTCGGTCTCGAGATTGCCATTGGTCATGACATAGATGATATCGAAAATTTTTAAAACATTGATGACGAAATAGGTGACCACAACGGTGATCGTTCTCGCCATTAGCGGAAGGATGATTCGGAAAAATATGGCGATCTCACCCGCGCCGTCGATTCGCGCCGCGTCGATAAGATCTGCCGATATCCCCTTCAGGCTTGCAGAGAATATCACCAGAGCGAAACCGGTCCATATCCATATGCCGACGAGAATTAGCGCCCAGTTGTTGAATGCGGGATTGAAAAGCCATGCCTGGGGTTCGAAATCGGGAAACATGAACGAAAGGACCGCGTTCAGGGTCCCGATCTGCGGCTCACCTTTCGGTTTGTATGTATACATGAACTTCCAGATAATCCCGGCGGCCACAAACGAAATACAGGCGGGGAGGAAAACGATCGCTTTTGCGGCGACTTCATACCGTATTCTGTCCGTCAGGACCGCGAGTATCAGACCCAATACGACGGTGACAAGGGTAAAAAAGACGATCCACAGCAGATTGTTCCTGAGTGCGACAAGCATGTGCTTGTTGGTAAAAATGAAAGCGTAGTTGTCGAATCCGACGATCTCACTCGAATCGGCATTCATGAAACTGATGATGATCGTATTGATTATCGGGTACACAAGGAAAAACAACAGGACGCCCAGAGAAGGTGCCAGCCAGAGCCACGGCAGGAGGGTCGCACCCCTCCTCCCGCTTTTTCTTGAGGCTGATATACGCTCTGTCGCGAACATATACAAAAAGAAGACAAAAGGTATGGCAAGCCCATAAGCGATTGCGATAATGATTTTCTGCATGGTCATCCGCCGTCATTTTTCATCGAGATCGAACTATTCTCCCCGTCATTAATCACAATGAAGCGGGAGTGCATGAAACATTCCCGCTTCATTATCGTTGAACGGCTCAGGGCCGTCATCACGGTCGGTAGAGGTTATTCATAAACATCCTTGCGGACATTTTCCAGTCCGGCCAGAATTTCATCGAGCCGTTCCGGATTCCTGACATAGTCGATTGTCGCGGACCAGAAAGCCGAATTGATTTCACTCGGCATCATGTCCGACGCGTCGAATACGACCGTATCGGCGTCGTTTAAGATTCTCGCGAACTCCTTGTCGATATCCGTTTCGTAGGCGTCGATCGACAGGTTTTTGTTCGGCATGGTCGCACCCGTTTGGGCGAAATACGCCTGGGCTTCCGCAGTCGCGAGATAATTCATAAAGGCCTTTACCCCCGGCGTGTCATTGAAGGCAACGAGAACGTCGCCCCCGATTTCGACCGCCGAATACGAGGGGTTGATGGGGGGGAGCACAAAGAAATTGAAATTCGCGGGGTATGAGAGGTCGGGGAAATTATCCCGTATCATACCGGCCATAAAGCTCGCCTGCTGGATCATATAGGCTTTCGGCGGACTGGAAAAAACCGGATTGGCCGCGTCCTGGAAACTTGTGGAAATGACGCCGTCCCTTCCGCCATAGACCATTTTGTTATCGGCGGCGATGGCGCCGAAACGTTTCCACGCGAGTGTTACCTGCTCCGATGTCCATGCGAGTTTTCCTTCATACCAGTCACGGTAGGACTCCGGCCCGAATGAACGGACAAATATATTTTCTATCCAGTCCGTGGCCGGCCAACCGCTTGCGTCTCCCGATTCGATACCCACGGCCCAGGGTGTTTTTCCCTGATCGACGATATCGTTCGAGATCGCAAGCAACTGATCCCAGCTTTCCGGAACCGATACACCGGCATCGGCAAAAGCCTCCGGGCTGTAGTAGACCAGTCCCTTGACCGCGGTTTTAAAGAACAATCCGTAAAATTTGCCGTCAACGGAACCGAGATCGAGCCATGTCTGCGAATACCCTTCCCGGATCTTTTTCATATCGACGATGGTATTCAGCGCGAGGAGTTTTCCTTCTTTTGCGAGATCCACGACCAGTGAGAGTTGCGGAAGAATCGCGATATCGGGCGGATTTCCCGCCTCGACTCTCGATGTGAGAATCGCATTTATGTCGCGCGTGGATTCAAACTCGACCTTGACATTGTTCGAACGCTCGAAATTGTCAATGATCTTGTTGAATACCTCGAGTTCACTGCCGCCCCATACGCCGAGCACGGTGACATTCGATTCTTTCGGCTGGCATGCCGCCAGAAAAAACAAAGCGGCACACACGATACACATAATGAAAACTCTTCGTTTTTTCATATAACCTCCTTAATATTGGTAAAAATATAACAACAGACTAAAACTATCAGAAATTAGACGATTAACATTAAGTGGCATATTCTATTTATTACTGATCATTTTCCCACTCCCGAAAGTGTTTTCATGCCTATGGTGTCTGGAAACCGGGATCGATCGTTATGTTGTTTTCCACCGTGGCGTTATCTTCCACCTTCTTTTCGACTATTTCACCCGCCCGGTCTTTGTCTGTTTCGTTGTTGACCTTTCCGAACAATTCGATCGATATTGTGCCGGTCGCCTTTTTACCAGTCACATTGACGGAAATATTCGTCGCATCGGTGATGTCGGCGTCCTGCTGGATCGCTTCGATGAGTTCGCGGCGCAGGTTTTCCGTTTCCTTTTTATCATTGTTGACAATCGCCATTCGATATTTGATCAAATCCATGATAATTCCTCCTTCTTGTATTTATATTTCTCCTTAACACGCTACCATAAATGCTCCCTTGTTATAAATGATTGGTATCGCGTTACCGTTGATCTCTTTCCGGAAAGTACCGGCCGGATCCGCCGATTTCATTCGCGAAAATCACCGCAAGGTCGTATTCGGTGAAAAACGGAAGCTGTTTGAAATCTTCGGTTTGCGGGATACTGTTCGTGACATCGAGTTTCCGCAACGAATATTTCTTCCGCATTTCCATGATTCTTCGATAAGCCTTTTTCGAAAAGAGGTTGTGGGAAATACCCATATACAATTCCCCGATACCTTTTTCTTCCATGAGTCTTTTCGCGACCTGATAAACCGGTTGTAGATGCGGGACACTTCGGATGCGAATCCGGAAGAGGACTCACATGAGGCGATGATCAGGGGCCCCCGTTTCAAACAGGCGTTGTTTTCATCCGTTTCCGCTCCATATTCCGCAGCCGCCGTCTCTCCGTCCGAATGTGAAAAAATATCAGCCATCTTCTTGCTTCCTTTCTTTTTCATGATTTCGCGGCATATAGGCGAATACCGTTTTTCTGCCGAATTTCAGGCGATACGTTTTCCCGTTGATCTCAATCGCGGGGCTTTCTCCCGTTCCCGTCACGGTCACCGTTACTTTTTCCCTGTCGATGTGAAGACGATACCGGTTGTCTTTATATTTGAAGGCAAAAGAAAGGCATTTCCAGTGAGAAGGAAGTTCGGGCATGATATGGATGTAATCGGTAAAGAGATTGATCCCCGCAAAACTGTTGAATATAATCCTTATACTGCCGCCCATCACCCCGGTGTGAATGCCTTCCTGGGTCGTGCCCCCCTGAATGTCCGAGATATCGCTTTTCATGACCGTCAGGAACCTTTCCCATTTCTCGGATGTGTGCGTGGAAAGATATTTCACGATCGACGCGTGGACGATGTGGCTGAGGGTCGACCCATTGGTGGTAATGCCGGAATAGTACTCGTAATTCCTCTTGAACAATTCCTCCGGGCTGAGTCCGGTATCATAGCCCATGATATCAAGAATATGATTGACCTGCCCCGGTGCGATAAGATAATAGACCATCAGGACATCCGCCTGTTTTGCCATCTTGTATCTGTTTGGTGTGTCTCCCTCGGATTTGAGAATTCTGTCCATCCTGTGAATGTCCCCGTATTTTTCACGGTACGCCTTGAAATCGAGATCCTTGAGTTTGGAGAAACCGTCGAATTGAGATATAATCCCGTTTTCCTGCAAGACGACCTTGAGTTTGCTGCGTATCGCTTTCCATTTCTCTTTTTCTTCCGGCTCGAAGCCGATCTTTTTCGAAAGACGTTCGGTAATCGCGGCCGGCATTTCGTCCATCATCTTAATCCCCTTGTGCAGAAGCCAGCCGACCATTATATTGGTGTATGCATTGTCCCTGAATCCGCCTTTTTCGCTTCCGGGATATTTTTCGTGGAATTCGTCCGGCCCCATCACCCCTTCGATGTGATATTTCCCGTCGGCATCCTCAAAATGTGCAAGACTCGCCCAGAACCTGATGATTTCAATGATCATTTCAGCCCCGTAATTGTATAAGAAATCCGTATCCATGGTGGTATAAAAATACCGGAAAATATTATAGAGAATCGCGATAGAGACATGCCGCTGCAGGCTGCTGAGATCCGGATCCCATTCTCCGGAAAGGGGATTGAAATGAAGGGTCTGTGATTCCTCTTTTCCGCTGTCCGCCGACTGCCATGGATACATCGCCCCGGCGTATCCGGCCCTGCGGGCGGATTCCCGTGCCGCATCGAGTCTGTGGTACCGGTACATAAGCAGGGAGCGGGAGATGCCGGGAAAATGAAGATTGTAAAAAGGAAGGATGAACACTGTATCCCAGAAGATATGGCCCCGATAAGCCTCGCCGTGCAGTCCCCTGGCCGGGAGCCCCGCATCGATATATTTGTTGTGCTCCGAGGCTGTCGACATCAGATGATACAGGTGCAGCCTGACCGCTTTTTGAACGAACCGGTCCCCGTGAATCTCGATATCGCTCACCTGCCAGAGTTTGTGCCATTCCAGTGTATGGGACTGCAGCATGGTATCGAATGACCCGATATGATCAAGGCTTTTCACCCAGTCATGTTCGGGATTGTCCGAGTCCCTGTCATTGGAGGTGAAAATACTCACCAGCTTGTGGATTTCCACCGCTTCGCCTTTGAGACAGTCTATCGTGAGGGTTTGCGAAATATATCCTGCATCGATAGTCGTTTCCCTTACCGGATTCCCCTTTTTGTGCTTCGAGGCGATCAATGTTTTCGCCCCGGTAAATATCGATATTTTCGATGTATTGGTCCGGGTCACGAGAAACATGGTGTCGTCCGCTTCATGTTCGGAGACCGATGAAAGGTGATTCGAGCTGAGATTCCGGTAACGCTCCACCCCGTAGTTGATGACCGTCCCGTCAAGGGCTGAAATGACGGTGACCGGCTCCGAATAATTACGGGGAATGACGACGACTTTCAGGGCGGCATAATGCGGATTGGCCATACTCGCGAACCTGTATGTTTTGAATGTCGTTATCCGGTTTTTTTCGTCCTTGAAGGTGATTTCCCTTTTCAGAACGGCATTTTTCATATCGAGTTCCTGCCTGTATTCCAGAATCTCCGATTCGTAGAGGGAGGCGATGCCCGAATCGCCGATTTTGATCTGTAAAAGCAGCCAGTTTGGGCAATTGACCAGATCGTTATTGTAAATCGTGTTACCGTGAATTTCAGTCGGAAGCCGGTTGTAGACACCGGCGATATAGGTGCCGGGGTAATGATACTCGGAGGATTTCTCACTCACGAGGCATCCTCGTGTTCCGAAATACCCGTTCCCTACGGTCGTCAGGGCCTCCCGCAGTTTTTCTTCACCCGGTTTATGGCTTCGGTACAAAAGAGACCACCCGTCCTTTGCGAGCCCCTCATCGAACCAGTGTTTTATGGCTTTATAGTCGACTTCACCAAGGTGCCTCACCACCATATCGGCCCCGTGGGCGTAAAGCGCGTCCGAGTTGTTTCCGTTACGGGAGATTCCGATGACGAGGGAGAAGTTTCCGTTGCTTCCGGCCTCAACACCCGAAAGCGCGTCTTCCACCATCACGCACTCGTCGGGCGTAAGCCCGAGCCGCCGGGCGGCCTCGATGAAAATATCGGGGGCCGGTTTGCCGTTCAGCTTCATTTCTTTTGAAACAAGCCCACCGACAACTGCCTGAAAGAGATCGATGATACCCGTTTTTTCGAGGATATACCGGCAGTTTTTACTGGACGAGGCCACCCCGAGTCGTATCCCCTTTTTTTTGAGACTCCGTATAAACGCAATGGCCCCTTCGTAGACTTCCACTCCTTCCGTGGAAACCAGTTCGCGAAACGTTTCGTTTTTTTTGTTTCCGATTCCGCAAATGCTCTTCTTTTCTCCGCTGTCTCCCGGTTCACCGTAGGTAAGTGAAATATCGCGGGATGAGAGGAAACTTTGAACGCCGTCATAACGCGGCTTGCCGTCGACAAAGGGAATATAATCTTCCTCATATTCAAACGGACGATATTTTTTTCCTTCCTCGCTTCCTTTTTTTTCGAGGAAGGCGTCGAATGTTTTTTTCCAGGCTTTGTAATGGACGAGTGCGGTTCGAGTGATGACGCCGTCGAGATCGAATACAATCCCTCTGAACTGCCGTAATTTCATGTGCAAAAAAACTCCTTTCTGATTATATAATAATATACCCGTACAGGGGAGGGTATTCCGATGCCCACCGCTAACGGAGGAACCTCCTTTCGCATTGGAGGCCCGCCGCAAACAATATGGCCACAAGAATATCGGGATTATCGGTAAAAAAGCTTTCGGGACAGACCGAGGCGACCTGGTTCCGGAGACCGGTATCCCCGGTGACGAATATCGAAATTATATTCCCGCGGCCCCTCTCCATCGCTTTGCGGAGCATGGGAAGGTCTGAAAAGGTGTCTCCGCAGACAAGGGTGGTTTTACCGAGAATACCGCCCTCGATGTTGCCGTCGATAAAAAGGACACCGTCGCCTTTATCAAAGTCTTTCAGCGCCCGGTCCTTTTCCTTTACCGTCAGCAGGATCTCGAGATCCTTGCCGGTTTCTTCCGTCCTGAAGAAAATGCATTCGGGATCCGTTATGCGAATAATCTCTCTTACGCGCCGGATGAAATCCCGTGATTTTTCTTTGGGAACCGATTCGAAGGTGTCCTGATAGGCGATTGTCGTTTGCCCGAATTTTTGCTGGAATCCGGACCCGATCTGAAGGAAAAGCCGGTTTTCGCCTTCTTTCAATAACGCGCTTATCCTTTCATTGAGTGTTTTCAGTATCTTTTTTTCCTGCGGTGTGAGGGGCCAGATGTGTTTCCTTCGTTTTTCGTCCATGAACTCCCTTCCCTTGGAACCGGCGTGGATAAAAAGGTGGAACGGATCGATGACCACATCGAGCATGTCCCGCAATGGGGCCGATGAGAGAATCACGGCGCGGCCGGTCAGGGCCTGAGCGAACGAGGTCAGATACACCGCGTTATAGATCGACTGGACCGACGTCCGGTACCGGGCGCAGTAATTGTTGATCGTTCCGTCACGGTCGGTGACGAGATTTCGAATCCGAAAACCGGAAAGGAATTTGACGCCGTTGCGTACCTGTGATGCGAATTCTGTATGGATACGGGCCAGATAATCGGTCAATGAATCCTTGCGGCCGGGGGAGAGAAACTCGATATCTTTTTCGAGTTCCTTTATTTCGTAACTCACATCCACTTTCATCTTCCGGCTGAACGGGGTATCGAGAAGGGCGTTTCCGTCCGACTTCGGTATGTCATTGAGCGCGTCAAGGATGGATTGCAGGATCCGGATGTCATTCGCCGCCCATCTTCTGTTTTTAAAATATGCTTTCACCATTTTCTTCCGGATCGTCATGGTCTTCCGGACCGCCCTGTAGAGGTCGTCAAGTGAATTAATGCTTCCGTGTCTTTCTTTAATCATCTTGTCATTGTCCTCTCCGTTTGATTACCACAAGCAAACGAATTCCAAAGGAAGTTCGACGTCCAAAAGAAGTTGCTCCTTTGGAGATGGTTTTAACTTCAGCCGTCTTCCGTCCGGAGTCGGTGACGGAAGCCCCCGCATATTCAGCCTGAAAGCGAAACCGTGACGACCGATGGGTAACCGGATACCGTATCCGGCTTCTAAAAATAAATCCTCAAAGAAGTATGGACGACCATGGGATATGCACCGAATTCGGATCCGTACGATGTTACAATACCGCCGAGACTCTCCGGTTCCTTTCCCAGTCCTGCCGAGATCCCTCCGGTCAAGTAGATGTTTTCAGCGAAATTGTATTCAATCTCCGAACTCAGAAGAAAGGATTGATCGCAGATGTTGAAAAGAATCAGGGTCGAAATAGGCAATAGCGGGGTTATCTGATACGTGAATCCGGCCCCGAGATAATGAGTTCCCATGAGCGGGGTCTTTCCATCATCATATGCCGGATTATCGCCGGGATTTACAGGAATATCTGCGTAGTCAGCAGGATCTGTTTTTCCGGCCGAATTGAAATGATATTCGATAAAACCGTAGAACGAGTTGTTGAATTGATAATCGATTCCGGCCGATGTTTTGACATAGGTATGATCAGTACGCGGATTCTCCCCTCCGGCGGCAAAGGTGTCCGGGATGACGGTGACACCCTCTATCCACGTCCCCGCCTTTCCGATCGGGCGTGTGATATCGACACCGATAAGAAGGTCTTCCCGGTCGTCCATGACTAGGACAAAGGCGTCAGTTTCGAGGAAGTAGCCCTTGATTCGCAGGAAGAAAGCGCTTTCTTCGATGAGGAGATCTTTCCCTCCCGCGAACCCAAGATCGATCTCGTTCATCATGCCGAAGGGGATACGTACCCTGACCGCGTCGATTCCCTTTTTCGTTCCCGTGTCCGTCCTGGTGAGCCCCTGTTGACCGAAGATGTCCGAGGGGTTGATGACATGCGCGCTTCCCCATGAAACAAGCTGTCTCCCGATATACACGTCCGCGAACGGCAGATATATCGTCGCGGCAAGCCCGGCAAGGTCGATGTAAAGACCGATATTTTCCGCATCCGCGTCGCCCGGAGGCAGGATACGTTCCGGTGGGTCTGCGATAAGAAAATTATCATCGGCTCGTCCGCCGGTTAAAACGATATCCTGCGGGAGGCCTTCCGGAAGCAGTCTGACGGAAAGGGAACCTGAGGCGGAAAACTCGAGCCATTCCGAAGGAGAGAGTTTCATTTCCGCATCGAGCGGAGAGAGGGCATAGCCGTAAAAGCGATTTTCGAACATCGGATTATACAATCCGTATAACGAGGATGAGTATGTCCCGTGAAACGAACAATCCGCGCCGTACAGGGGAAAAGCCGAAAGCAATACGGCGGACGCCAGGAATATTCCGGTCGATTTCCTCATTGCTTTTTTTCCTTTAAAATTACCCCGTCTTCCAGTATGATTACCCGCCGGGCCCGTTCGACGACATGCTGGTCGTGTGTCGAAAAGACAAAAGTCATTCCGGTCTCTTCATTCAGGCTTCGCATCATATCCAGCAGACTGCCGCCCGTTTTTGAATCGAGATTGGCGGTCGGTTCGTCCGCGAGGATAAGTCCTGGTGAGGAAACCATGGCGCGCGCGACCGCCACCCGCTGCTGCTGGCCGCCCGAAAGTTTATTCGGGAATCTGTCGTGAAAGTCTTCCATACCCATATTTTTTAATATCGACGTAATCCTCTTATGGCGTTCGTTTTTCGGAACCCCCTGAAGCATCATCACGTATTCGATGTTTTCCTCGACCGTGAGGACGGGGATGAGGTTGTAGGCCTGGAAAATGAAACCGATATTGTCCCTTCTGAAATCGGAAAGTTCATTTCCGCTCATATTCGAAATGAGTTTTCCGTTGAGCCATATTTCTCCTTCCGTCGGCGAATCGAGACCGGTCGCGACATTCAAAAAAGTCGTTTTCCCGGACCCGGAAGGCCCGACGATCGCGGTAAACTCCCCTTTTTCGATGGTAAGGGTTACCCCACGCAGGGCGTGAACGACGACACCGTCCGTCCGGTAGTCCTTTTTTACGTTCTTCGCTTCGATAATAATCCTGTCATTGCCCATAGTATAACCTCTCCTCCCATATCAAAGTGTTCGCTGCAATGCCCTGACAATACGCATTTTACTCATGAACCGGGCAGGATATATGCTTACCACAACGGTAAACAGCAGAATGATAAGCGGATAGATGATAAATTGCCGCGGCTGGAAAACGGTATAAATCCGTTCCCGGAATGTCGCCCCCGCCAACTCAAGCCCCGTATAATCGATGCCGGCAACGGCAAAATAGCCATTGAGCGCACATCCGAGAATAAGACCGATACCAATCGAAT
Above is a genomic segment from Spirochaetales bacterium containing:
- a CDS encoding beta-phosphoglucomutase family hydrolase; protein product: MKLRQFRGIVFDLDGVITRTALVHYKAWKKTFDAFLEKKGSEEGKKYRPFEYEEDYIPFVDGKPRYDGVQSFLSSRDISLTYGEPGDSGEKKSICGIGNKKNETFRELVSTEGVEVYEGAIAFIRSLKKKGIRLGVASSSKNCRYILEKTGIIDLFQAVVGGLVSKEMKLNGKPAPDIFIEAARRLGLTPDECVMVEDALSGVEAGSNGNFSLVIGISRNGNNSDALYAHGADMVVRHLGEVDYKAIKHWFDEGLAKDGWSLLYRSHKPGEEKLREALTTVGNGYFGTRGCLVSEKSSEYHYPGTYIAGVYNRLPTEIHGNTIYNNDLVNCPNWLLLQIKIGDSGIASLYESEILEYRQELDMKNAVLKREITFKDEKNRITTFKTYRFASMANPHYAALKVVVIPRNYSEPVTVISALDGTVINYGVERYRNLSSNHLSSVSEHEADDTMFLVTRTNTSKISIFTGAKTLIASKHKKGNPVRETTIDAGYISQTLTIDCLKGEAVEIHKLVSIFTSNDRDSDNPEHDWVKSLDHIGSFDTMLQSHTLEWHKLWQVSDIEIHGDRFVQKAVRLHLYHLMSTASEHNKYIDAGLPARGLHGEAYRGHIFWDTVFILPFYNLHFPGISRSLLMYRYHRLDAARESARRAGYAGAMYPWQSADSGKEESQTLHFNPLSGEWDPDLSSLQRHVSIAILYNIFRYFYTTMDTDFLYNYGAEMIIEIIRFWASLAHFEDADGKYHIEGVMGPDEFHEKYPGSEKGGFRDNAYTNIMVGWLLHKGIKMMDEMPAAITERLSKKIGFEPEEKEKWKAIRSKLKVVLQENGIISQFDGFSKLKDLDFKAYREKYGDIHRMDRILKSEGDTPNRYKMAKQADVLMVYYLIAPGQVNHILDIMGYDTGLSPEELFKRNYEYYSGITTNGSTLSHIVHASIVKYLSTHTSEKWERFLTVMKSDISDIQGGTTQEGIHTGVMGGSIRIIFNSFAGINLFTDYIHIMPELPSHWKCLSFAFKYKDNRYRLHIDREKVTVTVTGTGESPAIEINGKTYRLKFGRKTVFAYMPRNHEKERKQEDG
- a CDS encoding ABC transporter ATP-binding protein; its protein translation is MGNDRIIIEAKNVKKDYRTDGVVVHALRGVTLTIEKGEFTAIVGPSGSGKTTFLNVATGLDSPTEGEIWLNGKLISNMSGNELSDFRRDNIGFIFQAYNLIPVLTVEENIEYVMMLQGVPKNERHKRITSILKNMGMEDFHDRFPNKLSGGQQQRVAVARAMVSSPGLILADEPTANLDSKTGGSLLDMMRSLNEETGMTFVFSTHDQHVVERARRVIILEDGVILKEKKQ